A window of Belonocnema kinseyi isolate 2016_QV_RU_SX_M_011 chromosome 9, B_treatae_v1, whole genome shotgun sequence contains these coding sequences:
- the LOC117180474 gene encoding peptidyl-prolyl cis-trans isomerase G-like translates to MDKRREAWLLQQEREREHEIRKQKMILEYELKRAAILGSKGSSEQLSNQNQNENRSKSRGFENLNCNRPRRVSKPSVMSRKIESAGGNIPLFAGPEELKFNKTELRSIKVDIHRNIPEGMATYCELQRDIINLEEVKLKRRGDEGVRPLFDREELKLRERTTNNEVEERRTVKTIDSPRLGKTNHSLRRLSRSVSSLRRHGHSASKDSLIGASSYYTALLKEEILHWTRRNVANRRSFLIAMLSLKMMIFEYHFNLHLDRSDIRDQSKGHERRHRSKDFTEHNSIRRSDNKNSLKRKPSPERSYYAERKRSDRADEKRYRESRGRSREQRKRERSIESRGKDRSRDGRMPTLPHYVEQVPVPVYCGNFSPRPIMMGLMMPVGRPWARNSIPVGPRISFLPRFMHPRMFRPADLLSNSRFS, encoded by the exons ATGGATAAGCGAAGAGAAGCTTGGTTATTACAACAAGAGAGGGAAAGAGAGCATGAAATacgtaaacaaaaaatgattttggagTATGAATTAAAAAGAGCAGCAATTCTGGGTTCTAAGGGTAGTTCAGAACAATTATCGAATCAAAATCAAAACGAAAACAGAAGCAAATCTCgaggttttgaaaatttgaactgcAACCGGCCAAGACGTGTTTCTAAACCTTCAGTTATGTCGCGGAA GATCGAATCAGCTGGTGGAAATATACCATTATTTGCGGGCCCCGAAGaactaaagtttaataaaacagaACTTCGCAGCATAAAAGTGGACATACATCGCAATATTCCTGAAGGAATGGCTACATATTGCGAACTTCAACGTGATATTATTAATCTTGAAGAAGTCAAATTAAAAAGACGAGGGG atgaAGGTGTAAGGCCATTATTTGATCGAGAGGAGTTAAAATTACGTGAAAGAACTACCAATAATGAAGTAGAGGAGCGGCGCACGGTTAAAACAATAGATTCTCCAAGATTAG GAAAAACGAACCATTCATTGAGAAGACTCTCTAGGTCTGTAAGTTCTTTGAGAAGGCATGGGCACAGTGCTTCAAAGGATTCTTTAATTGGTGCTTCCAG CTACTATACTGCTTTGCTGAAGGAAGAAATTTTACATTGGACGAGGCGCAATGTCGCAAACCGACGCAGTTTTCTCATTGCAATGCTTTCActgaaaatgatgatttttgaatATCATTTTAATTTGCACTT AGATAGAAGTGATATTCGGGATCAAAGTAAAGGACACGAGAGAAGGCATAGATCCAAAGATTTCACTGAACACAATTCAATCCGTCGTTCAGATAATAAGAATTCACTAAAACGTAAACCGTCTCCTGAAAGGTCTTACTATGCGGAAAGGAAAAG GTCTGATCGAGCTGATGAAAAACGTTATCGAGAATCTCGAGGTAGATCAAGAGAACAACGCAAAAGAGAAAGATCTATTGAAAGTCGTGGAAAAGATAGGTCTAGAGATGGAAGGATGCCAACTCTACCACATTACGTAGAGCAAGTCCCTGTTCCTGTGTATTGCGGG AACTTTTCGCCAAGACCGATAATGATGGGTCTAATGATGCCAGTAGGCAGACCTTGGGCTAGAAATAGTATTCCAGTTGGACCAAGGATATCTTTTCTGCCTCGATTCATGCACCCACGCATGTTCAGACCAGCTGACCTGCTATCGAATTCGA GATTCAGTTAA